The following proteins come from a genomic window of Methanocella conradii HZ254:
- a CDS encoding transcriptional regulator — MKPPCELIVWYVIPTIRAELAKEMIKLGLSQKVVSEKLGITQSAVSQYVKDKRGRGIPVNKQVRKAIKSLAKEIAEGSTSRDVIPGICAVCAIVKQTGSLCDLHRQEDNTNLEGCDLCMSNYNS; from the coding sequence ATGAAGCCTCCGTGCGAATTGATAGTGTGGTACGTCATACCGACCATCAGGGCCGAGCTTGCTAAGGAGATGATCAAGCTGGGCCTGTCCCAGAAAGTCGTCTCCGAAAAGCTGGGGATCACTCAGTCTGCCGTGTCGCAGTACGTCAAGGATAAGCGCGGCAGGGGCATACCGGTGAACAAGCAAGTAAGAAAGGCCATTAAAAGCCTCGCAAAGGAGATCGCGGAGGGCAGCACGTCAAGGGACGTCATACCGGGCATCTGCGCGGTCTGCGCCATCGTGAAGCAGACTGGGTCCCTGTGTGACCTGCACCGGCAGGAAGATAATACGAACCTGGAGGGCTGCGACCTCTGCATGAGTAATTATAATAGTTAG
- a CDS encoding O-acetylhomoserine aminocarboxypropyltransferase/cysteine synthase family protein, producing MSDYGLDTLALHVGQESPDPATNARAVPIYATSSYVFKSPEHAANLFGLKEFGNIYTRIMNPTNDVFEKRIAAIEGGVGALAVSSGQAATTLALLNITRVGDEIVSANNLYGGTYQLFHYTFAKLGRAVHFVESQKPEEFKEAISSRTKAVYLETIGNPKLDVPDFEAISKIAHEAGIPVVVDNTVATGFFRPFEHGADIEVLSATKYICGHGTSVGGVIVDSGKFAWNNGKFPEITDKDPSYHGLSYWDAFGNVGGANLAYILKARVHLLRDIGPALSPFNAFLFLQGLEDLPLRQRKHSENALAVAQHLENHPKVKFVYYPGLESFFGHRLAKKYLKGTYGGLVAFEVKGGVEAGKKFIRSVKLLSHLANIGDAKTLVIHPASTTHQQLTPEEQLSTGVTPGLIRLSVGLEDVKDIIADIDQALAKV from the coding sequence ATGAGTGATTACGGATTAGATACGCTGGCATTGCATGTGGGCCAGGAATCCCCTGACCCGGCGACAAACGCAAGGGCGGTCCCGATCTACGCGACCTCGTCCTATGTATTTAAAAGCCCGGAACATGCTGCTAACCTGTTCGGGCTGAAAGAGTTCGGTAACATCTATACTCGCATCATGAACCCCACGAACGACGTGTTCGAGAAGCGCATCGCCGCTATAGAGGGCGGAGTGGGGGCGCTTGCCGTCAGCTCCGGCCAGGCAGCGACCACGCTCGCGCTGCTGAACATCACGCGAGTGGGCGACGAGATAGTGTCCGCCAACAACCTGTACGGCGGCACATACCAGCTATTCCACTATACGTTTGCTAAGCTCGGCAGGGCTGTTCATTTCGTGGAGTCCCAGAAGCCAGAGGAGTTCAAGGAGGCTATTAGCTCTCGCACAAAGGCCGTCTACCTGGAGACCATCGGCAACCCCAAGCTCGACGTGCCCGACTTCGAGGCGATCTCAAAGATCGCGCACGAGGCGGGCATACCGGTCGTAGTGGACAACACGGTGGCCACGGGCTTCTTCAGGCCCTTCGAGCACGGCGCCGACATCGAGGTCCTATCCGCCACTAAGTATATTTGCGGCCACGGGACGAGCGTCGGCGGCGTTATCGTGGATTCGGGCAAGTTCGCATGGAATAACGGTAAATTCCCCGAGATCACCGATAAGGACCCGAGCTATCATGGCTTAAGCTACTGGGACGCGTTCGGCAACGTGGGCGGGGCCAACCTGGCTTACATATTGAAAGCCAGGGTGCACCTGCTCCGCGACATAGGCCCGGCGCTGAGCCCCTTCAACGCGTTCCTGTTCCTACAGGGCCTCGAGGACCTCCCGCTGAGGCAGAGGAAACACTCGGAGAACGCTCTGGCCGTGGCGCAGCACCTGGAAAATCACCCTAAGGTCAAGTTCGTTTATTATCCAGGCCTGGAGAGCTTCTTCGGCCACAGGCTCGCCAAAAAATACCTGAAGGGCACCTACGGCGGCCTCGTCGCCTTCGAGGTCAAGGGCGGCGTCGAGGCGGGCAAGAAGTTCATCCGGAGCGTAAAGCTGCTTTCCCACCTGGCGAACATCGGAGACGCCAAGACGCTGGTCATTCATCCCGCGTCCACGACGCACCAGCAGCTGACGCCCGAGGAGCAGCTTAGCACAGGCGTCACCCCGGGGTTGATCCGCCTCTCCGTCGGCCTGGAAGACGTGAAGGACATAATAGCCGACATCGACCAGGCGCTGGCCAAAGTATAA
- the pscS gene encoding O-phospho-L-seryl-tRNA:Cys-tRNA synthase produces the protein MANIRVQRTFDALFALEDVREIFRQSLPSGLTPEQEQKVRESLAKVREYIGEIEAGGANTGTCPPKTRIGSLEIRTREEEYINIHPIQVAGRLTPEARKAIIAYGDGYSTCDYCRKPFRLDRITRPGIEDFHAELARFLNADQARVTPGARRAFQAVVSALVEKGDSVIVSSLAHYTEFLAVEQAGAIVKEVPKNEKNIVTADATAEKVEEVKRETGKLPALIMIDHFDYMFGNEHDVYGIAKVAKQYGIPFLYNGAYTVGIAPVDAKKIGADFVVGSGHKSMASVAPSGVLGVSNEYAPKVLRTTQMVGDVTKRKFGIKEVENLGCTLMGGTLLSMMASFPTVKERVKRWDEEVRKSNYFLEQFQRVEGSKVLSEWPRKHTLTKVDTTGSYDTVARTHKRRGFYFSEELAERGIVGEFAGATKTWKLNTYGLSWEKIKYLSEAFLDIARKHGLNVN, from the coding sequence ATGGCTAATATACGTGTTCAAAGGACGTTCGATGCATTATTCGCCCTCGAGGACGTGAGGGAAATATTCAGGCAGTCACTGCCCAGCGGGCTTACTCCAGAGCAAGAACAAAAAGTAAGGGAATCGCTTGCGAAGGTCAGGGAATACATCGGCGAGATTGAGGCCGGTGGCGCAAATACTGGCACATGCCCGCCAAAGACCCGGATAGGGAGCCTGGAAATCAGAACAAGAGAAGAGGAATACATAAATATTCACCCGATCCAGGTCGCGGGCAGGCTGACGCCCGAGGCAAGAAAAGCGATCATCGCGTATGGAGACGGCTACTCGACCTGCGACTACTGCCGCAAGCCCTTCAGGCTAGACAGGATCACCAGGCCCGGCATCGAGGACTTCCACGCCGAGCTGGCCAGATTCCTGAACGCTGACCAGGCGAGGGTCACACCCGGAGCCAGGAGGGCGTTCCAGGCCGTCGTATCCGCCCTGGTAGAGAAGGGCGACTCAGTCATCGTGTCTTCGCTCGCCCACTACACCGAGTTCCTTGCAGTCGAGCAGGCCGGCGCCATCGTCAAAGAGGTGCCAAAGAACGAGAAAAACATCGTCACGGCGGACGCCACGGCCGAGAAGGTCGAGGAGGTCAAGCGTGAGACCGGCAAGCTGCCCGCTCTCATAATGATCGACCACTTCGACTACATGTTCGGCAACGAGCACGACGTCTATGGCATAGCTAAAGTGGCGAAGCAGTACGGCATACCGTTCCTGTATAATGGAGCGTACACGGTGGGTATCGCCCCCGTGGACGCTAAGAAGATCGGCGCCGACTTCGTCGTGGGCTCCGGCCATAAGAGCATGGCATCGGTCGCCCCGTCAGGAGTGCTGGGCGTCTCGAATGAGTATGCACCGAAGGTGCTCCGCACCACGCAGATGGTGGGCGACGTAACAAAGAGAAAGTTCGGCATCAAGGAAGTCGAGAACCTCGGCTGCACGCTAATGGGCGGCACGCTACTCTCCATGATGGCGTCGTTCCCGACAGTCAAGGAGAGGGTAAAGCGCTGGGACGAAGAGGTCAGGAAGTCCAACTACTTCCTTGAGCAGTTCCAGCGCGTCGAGGGAAGCAAAGTACTGTCGGAGTGGCCGAGAAAGCACACGCTCACGAAGGTCGACACCACAGGCAGCTACGATACCGTGGCCAGGACGCATAAGCGCCGCGGCTTCTACTTCAGCGAAGAGCTGGCTGAGAGGGGCATCGTCGGCGAGTTCGCAGGGGCCACCAAGACGTGGAAGCTTAACACGTACGGCCTCTCCTGGGAGAAAATAAAGTACCTTAGCGAGGCGTTCCTCGATATAGCGAGGAAGCATGGCTTGAACGTTAATTGA